In Pan paniscus chromosome 1, NHGRI_mPanPan1-v2.0_pri, whole genome shotgun sequence, the DNA window TTCGAGGGCAGATAATAGTCAAGTGCCTGTGGGTGATGAGTGACTTTCCCTATGGTGAGAAACCCTACAAAAAGGGCATCCGAGTGAGGACCCTGCTCAGGACTCAGATGAGAAACCCTACACAAAGGACATCCAAGTGAGGACCCTGCTCAGGACTCAGGTGAGAAACCCTACACAAAGGACATCCGAGTGAGGACCCTGCTGAGGACTCAGGTGAGAAACCCTACACAAACGGCATCCAGGTGAGGAGCCTGCTGAGGACTCAGGTAAGAAACCCTACACAAAGAGTATCTGAGTGAGGACCATGCTGAGAACTCAGGGCCTGGTGTTGTTGGGCAGGGACCTTGGGCGAGAGCCTCGGTTTTCCtgaaaaatgaggatgatgatgtccACCACTTGTGTGACCCTGGTAGAATCGAATGAGTTGGGGCAACTTAAGGGCTTGGCATAGGGCCTGGCATACAGGAAGAGTGAAATTAAtgcattttttctactttttccctCCCAGCAGAAGCCTCCATGATTATTCATCCCTCgttctgaaaactaaaaataaaatcctaagctccCCCTATGAACTGAACAGATTCCCTCTCGGCCAAGTGTACCCAGAGAAATCTTTAAAACTGAGTTCCTGGCCATGGCGGGATGGGAGGTTAGACACATCTCATtttacttccttcctttcatGGTTGAGACACAAAAACTGACCAGCAttcatgttaaaatagagattataaGGCTGACTGAATTGACTATTTAGGGTAATAAGATACCAAGTTATATACAGGACCTAAGGTCTTAccaggcaagggttaagtcaAGGGCCCCTACCCTTAAAAAATGAactatatactttttttcttttttttttgaggcagtgtctcgctttgtagcccaggctgaagtgcaggggcatgatcttggctcactgcaacctctgcctcccaggctcaagcaattctcctgcctcagcctcccgagtagctgggattacaggtgcatgccaccacacccagctaattttttgtatttttagtacagacagggtttcaccatgttggccaggctggtcttgacctgctgaccttgttatccacccacctcagcctcccaaagtgctgggattacaggcaagagccactgtgcccagctgaatgAACTATATTCTAACtgccacagggtttttctctctcTAGCAGCTGAACAAGCACTGGCCCTAAGATAAGCAATATTGAAATGACTGCAGCTCATCCATCCCAGATTCTGACTAACTGACCCCCTGTTCCACAAGCCATGACTCcagctttgattggacaagagaTTGATTCCAGTAACTTTCTGCTGATGAGAGGCCTCTGAGCATTGACTGCTTCTGGCCACTTGAAAGAGACTTAGCACGCGAGCGTCTTCATGTCCCTGATGCACCATTTGATGTGGGGGGTCTAGCTGCAATGCATTGAAACATGAAGTCTCGGcgcagcacagtggctcatgcctgtaatcccagcactttggaacactctgggagaccgaggcagcagatcacctgaggtcaggcgttccagaccagcctggccaacatagtgaaaccctatcgctactaaaaatagaaaaagtgggccaggtgcagtggctcacgcctgtaatcccagcactttgggaggccgaggcgggcggatcacaaggtcaggagatcgagacaatcctggttaacacagagaaaccccgtctctactaaaaatacaaaaattagctgggcgtggtggcgtgtgcctgtagtcccagctgctggggaggctgaggcaggagaatggcgtgaacccgggaagtggagcttgcagtgagcggagattgcaccactgcactccagcctgggcgacagagcgagactccatctcaaaaaaaaaaaaaaaaagtagccgggtgtggtggcatgtacctgtagtctcagctacttggctgacacaggagaatcgcttgaacctgggaggtggaggatgcagtgagctgatacggtgccattgcagtccagcctgggtgacagagcaagactctgtctgaaaaagaaaaagaaatgtgaagtctccaccccaaagtgaacatgggacataagccacatgtatgtttattcagtATGCATGTGTTAGGCCCCCTTCAAGAATACTCATAGCCCATTTCATGACCTGTTGAGTGTGTATACTTGGCCAACCCACTCAGCATAAATTCCTGCCTCATCACTTCCTCCCTGGAAATACCAGTGAAGGATCTTTTCTGAAAGCTGCGCTTTCGAGCCTGAGGCATGGCGAGCCTACAGGCCATAAGCTAcagaaatatatcttttttttcctttttaagtagagacaggattttgctttgttgcccaggctagaactccttggttcaagcaatccacccacatcggcctcccaaagtgctggaattacaggcgtgagccaccttgcttgGCCTATAgaattatagctttttttttttttgagagggagtctcactctttgcccagcctgcagtgcagcagcacgatctcggctcactgcaatctccgcctcccgggttcaagcaattctccttgactcagcctcctgactagctgggattacaggcacgtgccaccatgcctagctaatttttgtatttttagtagagacggggtttcaccatgttggccaggatggtctccatctcttgacctcgtgatccacccgccttggcctcccaaagtgctgggattacaggcgtgagccaccacacccggcctagaaatatatgttataataaaatagagccatgtgtggtggctcatgcctgtaatcccaatactttgtaAGGCTAAGATTGGAGCCCTGCCTGAGCCTGGCCGTTCTGGACCAGCCCGGGTAATATAGACACTCCAGTAACGTGAGACTCTAGCACATGTTGAGTGGGGGTGGTCACATGTGGAtgctcatcacagcactattcacaacagcaaagacgtggaatccactggaatgcccatcagtggtggactggattaacaaaatatggtacagatacaccatggaaacCTGCACAGCCTGAAACAAGAACAAGATAATGCCCTTTCATTAAGTCCTCATCCTCCTTTTGCTGCAACACGGATGGAGCTAGAAGCCGTTATGCTAAGCAAACTAAAGcaggcacagaaaaccaaacaccacatgttctcacttataaatgggagccaAATATTAAGTATATGTGACATAATAATGGGAACAATAGACGCCCGGGACTgctggagagtggagggtggaaggggagtGGGTATCAAAAAACTACCGAaactggctggacatggtggctcacacctctaatcccagcactgaggcaggtgcatcatttgaggtcaggagttctccatgtccaacatggtgaaaccctgtctctactaaaaatgcaaaaacttagcctggcgtggtaatgcaagtctgtagtctcagctacttgggaggccgaggcaggagaattgcttgactctgggaggcagaggttgcagtgagctgagagcatgccactacactccagcctgggtgacagagtgagacgccgcctcaaaaaacaaacaaacaaaaactaccaaaATTATTATCTGATAGTTTGTCTATTATCTATAGAACAAACCTGCATCTGTATTTCTAGAACTAAAATACAAGTTTGAAAACCTGCGATTTTCAGTGATTGGTTAGAGACCTGACAAATAGCCATCACATTAGAGTCACCCACTAGATTTCTGCTTTGTCATTTTGGGGAGGTCACGGTTTCCTGTTTGCTCTAGTTTGTTGTAGATATAGATCTGTATTTTTGCACTGAAGGAAGAATGATTTACTCCAGTTTTCTCTGTCTGGCTTGCTTTGGTTTGGACTGAATACATTCCCTTAGTGAATCTTCACCACTAGGTTGCTGCTTCCTTCTTGGCTCCAGGTGGTGGCTTAAGCCCAGGTTTACCTAAGTTTTAGTAAACCACGAGAGTGCTGCCAGTCGCAAATGGGGAAAGTCCCAAAGGGATTCTCATGGCAGTGTAGGAGCACTAGCTAGGTCAAGCCCAGGTTTTCCTGCTTTTTgataaggagagaagggaggtgtGATAGGAAGATCTCTCATTGAAATGAGTTAGTTTCCAAAAGGATGTATATTTCCATTAATATGGGCTGGAAATATTTAGAATGTATTATCCACCTAAATGATTTTAGCATTATTCTAAAAGAGAAATTGGATATCTTTACTGGACACAATCACTTTAATTCAGTAAACCCCACTAGTCACCATGAGGACAGGTCAGTGCCCTGGTTTTCCCGTTTTCTgataaggagagaagggaggtgtTACAGGAAGATGTCTCATTGAAATGAGTTAATTTCCAAAAGGATGCATACTGATGTGGGCTAGAAATACTTAGAAAGTGTTATCTACCTAAATGATTTTAGcatttttctaagagaaattGGACATCTTTACTACACACAATTATGTTAATTCAGTAAAACCCACTAGCCACCATGAGGACAGGCAAGGGTTGGTGATGCCATGAGGCTCCCGCTAGTACACACTATGGCCATTCCCTCCCAAGGCAGGGGGCCGCACCTTGTGCAGTGAAGCCCTTTCCTGACATGGCCAATGATGAGGAACAGATTCTCCCAGATCTGCCCATTAGGAGTGAGCAGGGTCTCAGTATCTGGGGAGCAGTGAGGGCCCCTGACAAGAAGAGGGTTCACTCAATGGTTCATCATCACTGCCCACATAGAATGTTCCAGGTCCCAGGCATGCATCTTTTGTGGATGAACCCAGTAAATAACCACAGGAGAAAGTAAGGAAGAGATGACTGGAGAGGTAAAGAATGGGCATAAATTAATCaaagtttaggctgggcacggtggttcacgcctgtaatcctagcactttgggaggcttccTTGAGGTCagttgaggttaggagtttgagaccagtcaggccaacatcatgaaaccccgtctctactaaaaacacaaattccctttaacctgggagttggaggttgcagtgagccaagatcacaccactgcactccagcctaggtgaccaagcaagactccgtcaaataaacaaaacaaacaaacaaacaaacaaacaaaacaggtcaggctcagtggctcatgcctgtaatcctagcactttgtgaggccaaggtgggcagattacctgaggtcaggagttcgagaccagcctgatcaacatggagaaatgccgtttctaataaaaatagaaaattagctgggcatggtggtgcatgcctgtgatcccagctacttgggaggctgaggcaggaaaatcgcttgaacccaggaggcggagggtgtggtgagccaagatcgcgccatttcactccagcctgggcaacaagagcgaatctccgtctaaaacaaaacaaaaaaaagaaaaaaaaacacaacaacaaaatgaagtttATTTTGATTCCTTTATTTCCTGCAGATGAACCTAAATCACAGATGAACTACTACCTCTTTTTTTAATTCATCAGGAACTAAAGCTTTCTGATGTATAAATTGCTGAAACAGGCTAATCAATCATGAAGGACAGCAGAGAGTTTCCATTTAGGTTCCCTCTACTTCCGACGTTTCTTTGTATCCATCCTTGCTGAGTTAACTCCCTCACTCTAGAACTTCAGCTTTCTATTTCTGACTGTCTAGGACACAGATCCCTGAGTCTCATTGACTCCATTCAACTTTTTCCCCCAGTGCTGCCCCCtgctgggattttttgttttttgttttccactcACAGAAAGCACATGCCTGAAACAGGTTTCTCTGCTCCCTTTATAATGCACCTATAGACCCGGCACAgctgcttatgcctgtaatcccagaatcttgggaggccaagcagggggCTCCCTTAAGCGtaagactttgagaccagcctggacaacatagggaaaccctgtctcaaatttttaaataaaaactgtaaaattgtaaaataaggaaaaagaaaaataaaagacatctatgTCCCAGATTTTAGTTTCCAAGTGCCTGGAGAAAAAGCTTTTTATACCTCCACCCCACTAGGCAGGCCTTCCCCACAAGCAAAAATTGAACTCCAGTTGCTCAGTGGGCGACGTGCCACAGCAAGGGCAGGAGACGGGACCAAAGAAGATCCTTTTGGGCTCCCTTACTTCCCTCAGTATACGCATCAGCTCAGCCTGAAGTGGGGTGAGGAGCTCCGAAATGACACGACCCCTGTTGTCAAGACTCTCCCGAGGGGCAGGATATGTTTCCAGGCTCAAATTGCTCAGCCTGCCTGTATGGCGCAGCAGGTCCTTCAGAGCATCCATGGACGTGTCATTGCCGTGAAAACAGAAAGTGGTGAGGTTGGAGCAGCGGCTCAGGGCAGGCAGGATGACCCTGAGTTTGGAGTCCCCAATCCCACAGTCCACTAAGAAGAGGGTCTGAAGAGTGGCAGCAACTTTCTCTAGCAGAGCTCGGAGGGGCTCAAGACGGATGAAGCGCAGTGCACCATGACTCAGATTCAGCTGCTTCAGTTGACTGAGACTTGGGTACCAGGGCAgacatttcaagtcctcttctTCTAGGAAGCCATAAGTTAATGCCAATGTCTCCAACGGGCTCCTGAGGCACCTGGGGAGAGCAAGAAGTTAGTACTGGGCAATGGCACCAGTTAGAGGACGGTGGTGGAAAATAACGTCAAGGGAAGAGCCTGTTTTGCCCAAACACAAGTTTGTTCTCATCATCTAATCATGGTCCTCCTGCAAGGTGCTGCCTGATGAGGACTTGGATCATTCAGAGGCAGTCCCATTTTAGGCTCAGTCCTTTCACCATCACTGGTGTGATTGGTTCAAGGCCATAAAATCTCTAAagcctcttttcttcatcttccagCAGAAAGCTTCATCTCTGGGCCACAGGAGCCCAGTGGAAGAGATGCCCAAAGAACTGACCTGAGCAAGGTCTAGGGACATCAGCTAGGGCTACCTGCTTTCAGAGGCTCCCTGACATGGCCACATCTGCAAACCACCTGTCACTTTGTACCACTCTCGTGCCTACTCCCTCACCTCCATCCCAGAAGCACGCATTTCCCATGTCAATTACCTTTCCTGGAGTTCAAAACAACCTTTTACAGACAGGGAATCAGAGAGAGGATCATTCATGTTCACTAAGCTGTGAGGACAGAGCTTCCTCTGTGAAACGCACAGGTTTGGTgcactttctcttcttttacaccCTCCCCTCTGTTGCCTCTTTTTTATCATATTCACTTTAAACACACTTCCTAACAAGGAATTCACAAAAGCTATTCATATTTATCATATTAACTTTAAACACACTTCCTAACAAAGAATTCCTAAAAGGAATTCACCCTCACTAGAGCTGAACCCTCCACTAACCAGCTCCCTACACGATGTCCCTCTCTGTAGCTTCTACCCCAGGTCATCCCTCTGCCCTTACTGGAGCAATCCTGTGATACCCACTTCAGGATATAGAGCACCAAACAGGACAATGCATTCTAGTGTCCCCTTCCCTAGACATCTCcagtggctggcacacagtagatgctgaTTGGTGTTTATTGTAACAAAAAAAGGCTGTGCTATGGCCCCCAGAGAAAGCTCACCATCCTTCCTCACCTGATCAGCTGGTCCAGGTAGCCTCTGAAGAAGCAGACCCTTCTTACATAAAGCATCTGGAGgtactccagcctgaggagcACAGAGCTGAATTCAGCAACTAACCGTTCTTGGCTGTCAGAGCTTAGCAGGTAACGACAGCCATCGGAGATGAAGAGTTTGCGAAGATTCCTCATCTGGCTCAGGTAACGGCTTAACTCTACCATCATACGTGGCCAGCACATGTTCCAAATTTCCAACACTTGGATACTGTCTGGGTATACTGTTTCCAATATGTTTCTGAAATTTAGAATGTTCATTGAATAATTCACCACCTTAGTACAGCACAGGTGTACTGAACCTCTTCTGTGCTGGACCCACCCAGAGAAGAAGCTCAGATCTTCATCCATGAATTTTTCCTTGAGGCAAACATCCATGAACACCTTCAAGGGCTGCTTCTCTCCTGTCCTTGGACAGTCCTCCACTGTCTGCCTCTTACTCATGGCCTCTGGGGAGCAGGACAGGGGCCTGGCTCCAGACCATATGGTCCAAAAATTCTCATCAACATCCCGCATTTCCAGCACTTGAAGTTTCCACCTCCTGTGAgtaacataggggaaaagctcaGAACGTAGACAAGGACCCACCCCTGACCTGGGCTTTCACTCCACATCAAGGACTTCAGCTGCTTTTTTCCTCAGCGCccctccttctgtctcttctcCATCCCTTTCCCCCTTGGATTCTGCCTGGTACCCACTTCTAGTGCCTTTACCTTCCACTGGGAGCAGGCAGGTTCCTGTTTCCTCAGTGGACCCTGTATGGTGAGCAGTCCTTTCCCAGAGGAGCTGGGCAATAGCCAAGAACTTTCCCAGCTTTCTCACTGGCACCATCAGAAGCCCCTGGGCCACCCCGGGTTCCCAATTTGTCTGACCCAGCTGTTTAGTCCCTGGACACCTGGGCCCTCCCCACCTGGGTCACCTCACCTGGGGCGAACCTTTTGGGCAAGCAGGCAATCAATCCCATCCACTACATAATGTAAGATCTCCAGATCAGGCGTCTTCATCAGGGACcccagagggaggcaggggaagggccaggcctgcaccatcacCTTCAGAACCTCGCAGCGTCTGCTAGTGAAGGCCTCCACGAAGAGTGGGGGGAAGAGCTCCCTGGGCAGCTCATCCAGGACGGAGATGGCCAAGGCCTGGTCCCTCAGCAGACTCTGCCCTGCCAGCTCCAGGAGTCTGCGTGGGGCCTGGAAGCTCATCCTGATAAATCTGCAAGAAAACAAATCCAGAGGAAAGACAAACTTATCAGGCCAGTCCTCTCACACCCTGACTTCTCCTGGGCCAAAAGTCACTACTCTGGCAGATGTGAAAGAGTCCTAAGTTTACCCCAATTCAACTCTGCAATAATTGGCCACAGAGACATAGTTCTGCCTTTCTGGTGCCAAGAATAGTGTCTCCTAACCTCCAAGGAACGGGCAAGATCACTCCTACTCCATGAATTTTCATTAATTGCTCCACCCAACTCTATTAGCTCTGGGAAGTGTTACCAAGAATCTTCAAAGCTCAGCtccttttttgagaaaaaatgtcTTCTCAATTTAAGGATCTAAAACAATGGTCatgtggctgggcttggtggctcacaactgtagtcccagcaccttggaggccaaggtgggcggctcacttgatgtcaggagttagagaccagcctggccaacaaggtgaaacccagtctttactaaaaatacaaaaagtagccaggcatggtggcaggtgcctgtaactccagctactcgggaggctgaggcacaagaatcacttgaacccaggaggcggaggttgcagtgagctgagatagtgccactgcactccagcctgggcaatagagcgagactcagtctcaaaaaaaataaaatacaataaaacaataaaacaatggtAATGGGAGTCTCCTGTGGCCCCAAACAGCCTACAGTCTCAGTTCCCACAGTGAACTTGGCTGGGAGAGACTAAAGGGATATTTTTAATTAGACACCATTATGTTCACTTTCAAAAGAGTAATGAGGGGCCACACATGgaggctcacagctgtaattccaacactttggcaAGCCAAGGCAGAACAATCACTTAAGCCCTGGAGTTgctgaccagcctgggctacatagtgagaccctgtctctccaaaaaaatacaaaaaatagatggatgtgatggcgcacacctgtagtcccagctgctctgcaggctgaggtggaaggatggcttgtgtctgggaagcagaagttacagtgatCTGAGACTCTGCCACTGTacccccagcctgggcagaacagcaagactctgtcttaataaaataaataaataaataaaatattacccaCTTTGGAATGGAGTCTAGAGAAACAAAGGGATCCCACATTCAGAACAAAGACTCCATTCTTGAAAATGGTGTATGAGACCAgtcatgttggctcatgcctgtaatcccaagactttagaaggcaaagtgggaggtttgcttgaatcTAGGTGTcccagaccagcctaggtaacaaaccaagaccccatcactataaaaaaaaataataatagacctggcacggtggctcacacctgtaatctcagcactttgtgagactgaggcgggcagatcacctgagtttgggagtttaagaccagcctggccaacatagtgaaaccctgtctctattaaaaatacaaaaattagccaggcatggtggcagacacccacagtcccagctacttgggaggctgaagcaggagaatcacttgaacccgggaagcagaatttgcagtgagccaagatcatgcctctgcactcgaacctgggcaacagagtgagactctctctcaaaaaaaaaaaaaaaagaaagaaaaaaacaaaaacaaaaaaattagccagttacactggtgcatgcctgaattccagctattcagaaggctagAACTTCTGAgtagggaggatggcttgagcccagaaggcagaggttgcagtgagtcgagatcacaatACTGCATTCCACCAAGAATGACGCAGGAAGACaatgcctcaaagaaaaaaaaaaaaaagacttcagtcAATTGCATTATTTTTCAACTGCTTGATTCGGAACtctgaagctgggcatggtggctcacacctataatcccagcactttgagaggcctaggtgggcagatcacgag includes these proteins:
- the LOC117976372 gene encoding PRAME family member 18 yields the protein MSFQAPRRLLELAGQSLLRDQALAISVLDELPRELFPPLFVEAFTSRRCEVLKVMVQAWPFPCLPLGSLMKTPDLEILHYVVDGIDCLLAQKVRPRRWKLQVLEMRDVDENFWTIWSGARPLSCSPEAMSKRQTVEDCPRTGEKQPLKVFMDVCLKEKFMDEDLSFFSGWVQHRRGSVHLCCTKVVNYSMNILNFRNILETVYPDSIQVLEIWNMCWPRMMVELSRYLSQMRNLRKLFISDGCRYLLSSDSQERLVAEFSSVLLRLEYLQMLYVRRVCFFRGYLDQLIRCLRSPLETLALTYGFLEEEDLKCLPWYPSLSQLKQLNLSHGALRFIRLEPLRALLEKVAATLQTLFLVDCGIGDSKLRVILPALSRCSNLTTFCFHGNDTSMDALKDLLRHTGRLSNLSLETYPAPRESLDNRGRVISELLTPLQAELMRILREVREPKRIFFGPVSCPCCGTSPTEQLEFNFCLWGRPA